In the genome of Caenorhabditis elegans chromosome IV, the window taGCCAATTTCACAAGTTTTGCGTCATCAGACGGACCTTCCGGTCCGGggaagaacaaaaaacaataattacaCTAGAACAGATGACCACTCGAGAGGGGGTTTTGCAAGTAAGTGACCAACAGCTTTTCTAGTGaaagagaaaaattgttttctagtGTTTTCTAGTGAGAGAAAGTAAAAATAGTGATtagctctctctctctgaaaaacaaaagtaatTATGGGATCCATTaggtttttgaattattatcaaaatattaaatttgtcACATCAAATTTGAATCCAGCCAATCCCGCGAAAAATCCCCTCTCGATTTCGGATGCCGAAAATTGGCTCGAATCGAGAGATGAAAAATTCGGGAGATGCTGGAATCAAATAAGACTCCGCCTactttcttttaaatttccacCGGTCAccgcaaaaatgaaaagggtGGGTAATATCTGGCGGCCGACATCCCACGACTTCCGCGCCTCCTTGTGAATAAAGTTAGGAAGCCGCGCCCACAGAGTTGGTGTGCATTTTGAAGGGCGTGGCTTCCTAACTTTATTCACAAGGAGGCGCGGAAGTCGTGGGATGTCGGCCGCCAGATATTACCCacccttttcatttttgcggCTGCCGCGCCAGCCTTGcggcgacctccgcctgcctcgCGCCGCGCCTcctgtatagtgcggcgcggaacccgaaaagtgtcggccgcggaGAAAGAACCACCTTTAAAATAGGCTCAGCGTATAGCTTGGCTctgtgaaaaacttgaaaacattAAACACTAGCCGAAATTCAcgtttttaacttaaaatttcaattttcccgccaaCCATATGTTACAAGTGCGCTCCAGTGATAATgttgaaaaacggcaatttttagctcttttcaacagttttagtataaaaaaaacgaggatttgtcaaatttttactCGAAAACCTCAAAATCTAGTCAACATTTACaattttaacctaaaaattccaatttccgcACGGTGTACAGCAACTAGATgagtgcaagcgcgctctaccGAACAAACCCAAATTTGACCGGTtaggaaatttcaatcaaaaaattttttaatagaaaagaTAGAGAATTTTATTGCGGTCATTTTTCATATGCATcgcaaaatcaaatttgggGTTAGTTTTCGAGATAGCTGCCAATATAGGTTTTCAGACTAAGTATCATGAACCAACCCATCTAGTTTCTGTGCTACCGTGTCCGGCGGACCGCACggtgcaaatgcgctccagtGATAAAATGTGGGAAGATtgtattttttggtaatttaccaaatttaccgaaaatttatttcaaaaagtacaaagCCGGATAAAACGCTAAACTTGTCTATTGCAAACAAGGATAAAtacacgaaaaaaaacgaatagcTCAGCCCATATATACACATACAATGGGTTTGACTCGTCAGTCACATAGAATAATATATATCCTCAATGGCATGCGAGGTACATACACACATTTTCCATGTACAACAAGGTCCTTTTTCTCGGGAGAGATAGAAATAGATGATGAAGCTCAGAGGAGGAGGAACATTTTGAGCTAGTCTCCCTGACCTGCTCATGAGAAAAGAGgccacaaatttttgtttaaccTGTAAAAAGggttaaaaaaacttttgatatgagaaaaaacatcaatttttgcagaatttctgGCGGTTTTCAAGAATAATATTGGCGGAAAATTAAGCTTTGTcaggaaaatgttttgaagtgaaatttcaaaatttacaaaaattcaaatttttcataaaaaactatttacgaaatattcgaattttctgagaaaaggGTTGgcggaagttcaaattttgtttgaacaattttggcggggattcaaattttatgaattggATTTTATAATTGGTaatggaattcaattttttttttgaaaaaattttaggctggaatttcaaaatttgttaagAAGCTTTAgcgggtaattcaaattttcttagaaaaattttggccggGATTCAactttatgagaaaaaaaatcggtggcaaattctaattttgttaaaaattgttttctaaaaattctaatttttcagaaagtaggCTGGaagttccaattttctcagaaaaaaattatcgggaattttaaatgttacggaaacattttttggtgaaaattcaaattttgctaaaaattttttgagactcTGAAATccactgcaaattttttcgaacgagggacgaggcaaaaaggtttctaggccatggccgagtccccgacaaatttcagcggccatttatcttgctttgttttctgcgtgttttctttcatttttcaccgatttttttcgttttttcttatcaaaacaaataaataaatatttattgcagatgctaaaacaatttccaagtgaaaaaattgagaattcagtcggcaagtagcagtgaaagtgggcaatgtaatatgatggattacggctatacaaaacccaaactttttctgaaacatgatatatATGCTTTTAAAATGCTGAAAGTAtgtgattttcataacgagacagctaaaaaagtttttagattttcaaaattcaacattttgtgtcaaaatctcgacttttttaccaaaaaagttgaattttgaaaatctcaaaactttttcagcggtctcgttatgaaaatcaggtacttttagcatctaaacatcatatgtatcatgtttggggaaaagtttgggttttgtattcccgtaatccatcatattacaatgcccactttcaccgctacttgccggctgaattcacaattttttcatctggaaattattttagcattaacaaaaaatatgtatttatcagtttgaataagaaaacacgggaaaaatcggtgaaaaacacaAGCAAACAAAGCAAATGCGGTGtattgtgtgcaaacaccgatttttcgcattttttctcagccctcgttcgaaaaaagttgcagtgaaatcttataactacaaaaaataaaaattcaaaaaaattcctcaCGGAGGTAGATTAAAAAGAAAGATGCAATATAGCATCTTTTATGACTCTAAAAATAAGGCGTTGCACACACGCAAACCAATTTGTGCATCCGGACAGCATCGTCTAAATCGAGTTAAGGAGGGGGGGCCCGGACGATGGCTCCAGCTCAATTTGACTCAGTTCTGACGTCATTCTGGGATGACTGAAGAGAGatagaaagagagaaaaagtgaaCTAAAACGTGCAAGTAGAGAAAGTATCGGATGGAATATAATAAAATGATCAAATAATAGACAGTAGCgctttttttgtgtgtattGGTGTGCTGCGGCTGCTGGTATTTGACTTTTGAcactatttgttttttgaacgatttgaaagtgaaaaagagAGGAAAGTAAAACtttctggtaatttttttttggtatttgattaatcaaaaatgaaatgtactgctgaaaaaaataattataaagtTTACAACTTTAGTTTAAGAAAActtcttctggaaaattttaatgtttttgagttttaagtaaatataatgattttttctctttaCAAGGGAAGGCTCTGAACTCGTTATCGGACTTCGTTACGCCATTATATACATTCGATAGAGAATGGTTACAGATGatcactcaaaaaaatttagctgcttTAGAGCAGGTTCGACCAAGTTACGACATTTTgaagttgccgaaaaaaaaatccttgaTGCGCCCCTTTGTAATAGatttaaaatagtaaaaaacatttattatacAAGTTTTAGCCCATCACTCTCAAAAAAACCCTTAAATTAATCTACATATCctgtgaaaaattccaaaaagtagaTGTTCATGTAGATCAATTCAagggtttttttgagaattataaACTGAAACTTGTATGGTAtgatttttccatcatttccaactatttgaaaacatttatatcaatttttagaaaaacaatttttttattgaattttttggaatttttaaaaaggggTATTTTGACACTTTCAAAATGTCGTAACTTGGTCGAACCTGCTCTgaagcagctaaattttttggagtgatcaTTTGTAACTATTCTCTATCGAATGTATATAGTGGCGTAACGAAGTCCGATAACAAGTTCAGAGCCTTCCCTTGTTAGAAgtagaaaaactgaaagtattttgttctagaaattttaagattaaaacaaatcgtattttcaaaaatattccagaatttttgtgCACTCCTAACATCCtctaaaatgaacaaaaaggcaaaaatcgTCTATAGAGCTGGAATGGGCGGCAAacgttttttccggcaaatcggcaaaccggtaaattgccggaaaaacggcaatcgTCGAAacgtttcggcaaattgtgactttgcaaatttttctggaaatttcagaattttaattttaatcggcaaatttgtacacatcctatgaatgttactacatctattttgaaaagtaagcaaattctataaaaatattcaaagaaacgggaaaagaatttcaaaagggCAAAGCTTCAAGTGTTTCcaacttataaaaaatccctttaACAATATCCTGCAAATTGATGTTcagcaaacggcaaattggcaattcgccaaaaatgaaaaaaaaaacggcaaattggaagaccggcaatttgacaatttgccaaattgtcaaatttgtttttttcaaattggtatcaaatgtctgaaaactttttgaatttttcagaagttttttttggtaaaaatatatatttccaaCAATAAcaatatgttttgaaacatttcaaattgtcatgcagttttttttattttcaaattttttcaaatttgttttcctttttttttgccaaatacCTTTTCCTCTGTGTGTCatcattaaaacaaaattgcatTCCATTTTATACagacaacaacaacaataacaaacaacagtttttcacttttccacaGTGTAATGTGATGGCTAACAACCTGgcaacccaaaaaaaaaacgagaattaGAATTCAGATAACAATCAGCTTTAATTTTAGCTGGGAAATTGGACTCtttgaacaaataaaaaaagaaaatccttcttgtaaaaattaatggaaaaggaacaaatttcagattgaactTTTGATAGGCGAATTGGGACTGTCAAACAGGACAtccgattttaaaaaaaaattgttaaaaattcacaGTGCCAAAATAGCGAAATATCGTAgttattaaagtttttatttgcagtcaaaatttttgaaattacccaaaaaataggttattataaattaaaaacacgaatttatacttttttgtgtGCATAACTACTACtttaattttctctttttgattttaaagtgCACTATTTAATAACTCAATTAGTTTCAGAAATCTTCATAAAAGCTCAAtgtcaaattaaatttaaattctgataTCATATTTTAACAATACATACGTGttgtttaatgttttttctgtCCCCCTCCCCGCAAAtttgttacaaaaaattgcctGCAAAGTGTGTAATTTCCTACCCTGACCCCGGCGACTGCATTATTTTCAAGCCAGAAACGGGCGGAGCCAACCGTGCCTTATAAGCCAGAAGTTCGGGAGTCATTTTCAGCAACGCAACAATGGACCTCGAACAACGAATCAAGGCTTACCGCTTTGTGGCCTATTCGGCAGTCGCTTTTTCGGTGGTTGCTGTGATTTCCGTAAGTTTTTGAGCTTCtggaaattctggaattttttagaactgaaattcaaatatgataaattgagtttttatcagagattttgaatttgaatttcccgccaaaatttttctccaatattcaaatttccaggtcTCTGTGACTCTGCCGATGGTGTACAACTATGTTCATCACGTCAAGCGATCCATGCAAACTGAAATCAACTTCTGTAAGGGCTCCGCAAAAGATATCTGGACAGAGGTGAACCATCTGAAATCAATCCCCGCCAGCCGTAACCGTACAGCACGTCAAGCTGGTTACGACGCAGGTGTCAATGGAGGAGGATCTGAAGCATCTGGTGCACCCGGTAACTGTGAAGCTTGTTGTCTTCCTGGAGCAGCCGGGCCTGCTGGAACTCCCGGAAAACCTGGTCGCCCAGGAAAGGCCGGAGCCCCAGGACTCCCTGGTAACCCAGGACGGCCACCACAGCAACCATGTGAGCCAATTACCCCACCACCATGCAAACCCTGTCCCCAgggaccagctggaccaccagggccaccagga includes:
- the col-108 gene encoding Nematode cuticle collagen N-terminal domain-containing protein (Confirmed by transcript evidence) — protein: MDLEQRIKAYRFVAYSAVAFSVVAVISVSVTLPMVYNYVHHVKRSMQTEINFCKGSAKDIWTEVNHLKSIPASRNRTARQAGYDAGVNGGGSEASGAPGNCEACCLPGAAGPAGTPGKPGRPGKAGAPGLPGNPGRPPQQPCEPITPPPCKPCPQGPAGPPGPPGPAGDAGSDGSPGAPGSDGQPGAAGDKGPAGPNGNPGAPGSPGKPGEDGKSEPITPGAPGPAGPPGPQGPPGAPGQPGHDGQPGTPGPKGPNGNPGAPGADGNPGTPGVAGVAGSGGEKGVCPKYCAIDGGVFFEDGSRR